The Passer domesticus isolate bPasDom1 chromosome 22, bPasDom1.hap1, whole genome shotgun sequence genomic sequence ctcCATTTATGTCTCTGGACAATGCTTTCCACAGAGATTTATCCAAACTCTACAGCAAAACCCCagatttttcccccaaatccaagGGCCTGCAATGccaaagcaggagcagcacagaaaacaaTTATCACAGTGGGGAAAACCTACTGCAGTTTTGGAAGTATTTTgtggaggagaggggaaaaaggattgattaatttattattaGGGATGCCCTGGCTTTAAAAATCAGATGGGAAAGCAGGGGTTGGGGTATTTTGGAGTGGTTTCTTGTGCAGATGGCGAGTGGGGAGGCAGGTGAGATGTCACTCCCCATCCTTAACAGGCTTGGATGGGGTTTTATTCCATTTGCAGCAGGAAATAAAGGTTTAGAGGGAAGGAAAACCCtgggacaggcagctctgccacccCGGAGGGCAGCTGAGAGGTGACATCCCTTCCAGCATCAGCTTTGGTAGCTCCCAGGAATTGCAAcaaaggtttctttttttgaCTCCAGCCCAGTCTGGAGGTCATGTCTTTACAATTCCCAACTCCAAATTCCCTTCCCCAGGAGCGTGGTTAATCCCTGAGGGTGGGGCCCTGCATATCACCCGATAGCTGCATTTGTGTCTGTGTTTGCTCTTGGCCCCACGGTTtcaaggaaaacagcagcttttGTTCCTTATCTTCTCTGGTTTTCTGTCTCCCCCGTGTCTCTGTCTTATGTTGGGCTGTGGTAATTCAATAAACTGTATTCCCAAACCATTCAAGTCGGGTTTTCATGGCTTTTCCAGCCTTTGCTGCTGGTGGTATGATTTCACAGATCCCTTGCCACAAAAACCCAAGGGCAGGACAGGAAAACTGCAGACCCAGGAACTGCAGTCCTGGTGTTTGCTGCTCTCCCTTGCAATTTGGCACAGCTGGATTTGGATGCAGCCATGGATTTGTGGGGACAGTTGCAAGGAAGGAGCCAAGAGAAACCATCTTTGAGGATTCAGGGGGTGAGTTGGCAAAACTGAGGAAATACTGAGCCCAAAGTGCTGCCTCTACACCTGGAACAAGGATTCAATGGCCTCTGAGGTGCCGTCCTGAGTGTAAATCACTTTTGCTCCCCTTCTCCAGCCACCAAATCCCGTGGATTTTAAAACCATGGCCATGGCCAAGGCCTGGACTGGCCTCATGCAGGGATGGAGATGGCCTCGTGCCCGTTATGAGCAGGATGATGGAGGAAGTGTTGGTGCTCACTGCTGTGGGTAAACTCATGTTTTTTGGGGAAGAGAAGGATGGGAatcagctccctgctccaggcaaGTCTGGCTTAGGACAACTGACACCATCAGCACAGATAGAGGAGGGGGTGGGCCTCACAGGGATATAAACCCACCCCGctgagccggcagcgctggagCTGCAGGTCCAGGCAGGGTAAGAAGAGGGGATTTCACTGCCCTGGGGCTCATCAGGCAGCTCGGGCCGTGGGgggaaggctgcagctcctgagctgctccagcagccccaggcaggacAAGCCACTGCATCCCTGCCAAGCCCCAGCGTCCCCAAACTGGGATACAGAGCAGCCAGGATTCACTTGGGGATGCCCCACAGTGCTGTGCACCCACAGTGACAGCAATGTcacctggggcactgccaggtgcacccagctgctctgggcactggagAAGCTCCTGTCCTGCCTTGGATCATCACCTGTCCTTGTGTTCCctctccagggcagccccaggatGAGGAATCTCCTCCTTGCCGTGCTCCTGGCTTGTGGTAagtgccctgctgtccctggccaggcagaATCACCTACAAACCCTGAGTCTGTGCACAATTCAGGTTTTTGTTTAAATCTGGCATTTTCTCTCCAGTGCTTCGTGTAGAAGTGCTGCAGTCCTGGAGGGTTGGTGAAGGGGAGCTTTTGGGATGCTGGTGTCTGTATTTCGTTTGGGAGGCCCTGGAGCCTGTTGTCCCCTTTCCTGCCTGTGCCAAGCCCACGGCTGATCCTGGTGATGGGGGATTGCAGCTTGCAGCACggcagagccagtccagagggCAAAATATCTTGTGCCAGACCAAATCCAGAGGCTGTAGAAGCCAGACTGAAAAAGCCATCCTccctgagaggaggctgtggcTATGACGGTCCCAGTCCtagaagtgtccaaggccaggctggacagggcttggaggaagctgggatagtggaaggagGTGGAACAGATGGGCAGGAGGTGGAACAAAGCCAGATGGGCTTTGaggttccttccagcccaaaccattccataattctGGAGGAGAGGATAAAGCTTCTGAGGATTGCGATCCGGCAGCGCGGTTCGGGCAGTGCCCGAGCAGTGTGAAGGCCGAGCCcgtgcagggcacagggaaccccctgccctgccctgccagcccctcgTGTCCCGCAGGGCTGCTCCCGGCTGGTGCAGGGCACAAGGaaccccctgccctgccctgcccggcccctcGTGTCCCGCAGGGCTGCTCCCGGCCGGCAGCAGCGTGCTGGAGCTGGAGCGGATGATCCGGGCAGCCACGGGCCGGAGCGCCCTGCTGTCCTACAGCTGGTACGGCTGCTTCTGCGGCATCGGCGGCTCCGGCACGCCCGTGGATGCCACCGACCGGTGAGTGCCAGGCCCAGCTCCCCGAGCGGCCCTCGCTGGCtgcctcccagcactggggggtCTGCACCTTCCCCAGCCAGGCCCCGCTGCTGCCTTGCCACCTCCTTTTGCTGGTCACCTTCAATCCAAGGCTGGGCCTTCCCCTGGCCCCCAGGCGtgcccagggaggctctggggGCCGCGCTGTgaccccgtgtccccgcaggtgCTGCCAAGCTCACGACTGCTGCTACAGGAGGCTGAGGGAGGGCAGGTGCAGCCCCCTGATCACCCCGTACAGCTTCTCTGCCAGCGACGGGCACATCACCTGCAGTGAGTACTGACCAGGCAgtgggcagcagcaccacccccagccccatgcCCATCCTAATCCCTAGCCCCattccatccccatcccagccccatgcccatcccaatccccagccccattccaatccccatcctcatccccatcccagccccattccaAACCCCAACTACATCCCATCCcaattcccagccccattcccatcccagccccattccacccccatcccaatccccagctccatcccagcctcattccatcccaatccccagccccagctccatcccaatccccatgccatccccatccccattccatccccatcccaatccccagccccatccccatcccaatccccatccccatccccatcccaatcccaatcccaatcccaatcccaatcccaatcccaatccccatcccaatccaaatccccatcccaatccccagccccacagcagagcacactCAAGAGCCTCCCCCAGCTGAATCCAGCCCCGTTCCCACCCGCCTGCGATGACTAAATGGGCACTGAGGGTGTGGGCAGGTGGGACACGCTGCTCCCTCCCCGTCCCCGGGGGGAGAGGCACCGCAGGGCTCCATGTTTGCCCCCGCAGGCACCGAGCAGAGCTGGTGCCAGAGAGAGACCTGCCTGTGTGACACCGCGGTGGCCTCGTGCTTCGccagctccctgcactcctACAACAATTCCTACCGCTTCTACTTCAAGCTCAAATGCCAAGGCAGCAAGCTCCAGTGCTGAGGAGTGAATCTGCACACTGAGTTCCAGGTTTTGGCTGCTTTTCCCCAGCAAGAAAAGCTTGGGCTGGGGGCTCAGTAAAGGCAAAGCCCCAGGCTCCCTGCGAGGTGCAGCTCGGGGTGAGAAGGGCACACACACCATGGATGGAGACCCACCAGTTCCTGGAAAGACACACCAGCTTCCCCTTTTTTGTCCCTTCCTCCTCTCTTGATCTCATTTCCCAGCAGAGATAACAGATACAATAAAAGGGATGCAAACTGGTTCTCCATGGTGTTTTTCTGTAAGGGCTGCTGAGATTGAGGCACCACAGTGGTGGCTGCTGAGTTTGGGGAGCACTTCTGCATCCCTCACCTCAGCCACACCAGGTGCTGACACCCCAAAACTTCCATGGTCCCAACAGGGCTGTAATTCCCACATCTATCCCAATGTGGAGCTAGAAGTTTggggaacaggttgtccagagaagctgtggctgcccctggatccctggaagtgtccagagccaggctggacagagcttggaacagtctgggacagtgggagctgtccctgcccatggcaggggagggggcactttatgggctttaaggtcacttccagcccaaaccagtctgggattttATGAATTTCCAATTCCTGGCTCAGAGGGCACATCCAAACAGCTTTGTGAGGAACGCTAACAGAACAGTCCCAGGAATACAGTAAGAGGCTTCCCAGGGATTTTGAAGTTGTGTATCATTCTTCTGTTCCTCTTGCCCAGAGTCAGGACAGCCTgaaccacagctcagcacaaGGAGGAGCTCACGGGAGTATCCCCAGGATCTTCTGGGATGTTTGGCTTGTGGCACATGAGGATTTTACTAGGAATGACACAACTGGTCTTTTATATCTATTTCCTGCTAGAAACAATTCCATATAAAGCATTTCATAGAAACACATTTTGTTATGcaaacacaataaaagcaagaaaacagcATGAGTACATAAATAAATTGTAAATTATTAATGAGGTAGTAATTCACCAGAGGAGCATTAATGGGCTGTGAGCAATTCAGATAAGCACAAGGCACATGCCAGCCTGGGAGCATCACCCATGACACCAGaggcaaagcagagctggaatCAGGGCTTGGCTGAAAAGTTTGTCAGTGgaggacaagaaaaaaaaaaaaaaaaacaaaacatttttccatCACAAAAGATAAAAGACAGACAAGTTATCTTCCTTTCTTAAACCAAATCAGTGTGGGATTCCATGACTCTTGGAAATAAGGGTTAAAGAATAATCATCCACAGAGGAAGGAAGATTTCAAAGCCTTGACCACTTACATTAGACAAGTGCTAATTTAGGAGAGAAGTTGAAACTGAATGGTTTCTGCAGGAGGGTGTAATGAGGGGGCAGAAAAACCACAaggagagaaataaagagaagttGAACTTTCTCACCTCAGAATATTCATTTTGCTTCTGTGTTTTCTCATGGTGAGTGAGGGCATAATCATCCAGTTCCCTCGTGACTCTGGGAACTGCACATTCAGAGATGCTTTCAGTGTTGCCCATAGACTTTGCCCAAAGAAGTGATAACTCTCCTTGAACCACCTTACACCTCCTCGAAAGCCCCAGACTTGCTGTGTCTATGCCCAGGCTTAACCAGAGCTGTTCTTTTCCCCCCTGATGTGGCTCCTTGGTGCTGGgaagggcagaggaggaggcaCCTCTGGCTGAGGCAGAGTGTGTTTGCTTCCTCCTCAGGCTGGAAGTGACGCTGCTTTTCCACCTCATCCCACCCAGCACCCACCCCGTGCGTGGGGTGCGGAGCTGGGGCCTCAGGGGATTTCTGACATTCCTCAAAAGAGGAAGGATGGCACCTTCTCCTTTGCAGGGAAGCCCAGTCAGCGAGATTTTGGTCAAAGGAGACCCACGCAGATGGGAGCAAGCTATATAAAGCAGGCacagctggctgcagggcaccGCAAGCCAGCAGGGCTTTCCCGAGGTAAGTGGGGATGGAGGATTGctttccctctcttcctcctttcaCCAGAAGCTGTGGTGCAAGTGGGGAGCAAGTGCCAGCCTGGGAAGCAGGACTGAAGGAGATGCTGCCTGACATGCCAGCCCAGAAGAAAAGCAGCGGGTGCAGCCCTCGAGGGCTGAACATCCCTCcaatttttctccctttctcctgattatgcttttttttcctgattcccATCACTGCCCATCCCTGATGCTTTGTGTTGAAACAACAGCATCATCTTTACCCCCTTGTTGCTCCTGGTccccagagagagggagaacctctgctcctgggtgatgaggaaggaaagaaagaaggtgGTTGGTATAAcagagaatggtttggtttCCTCTCTCAGAGCTGTCAGAAGGATGAACTCTCTCCTCGGCCTGTCTGTGCTGTTTGTGTGGGGTAAGTGTCCTCTCTCAGTCCCAAGGCTCTCTGTGCACTTACATCCATTGAAATCAGGACCAGGCTGGTGATTTCTCCACCTCTCCCCATCACCAGCTCTCCCAGAAATGCCACAACTCTCCTGTGCCAAGCTGGGAGCACGTTTCCTCTCTGCTGCATTATAATTTCTAAGACATCACCAGCCTGGTGCCAgtttgggggctgcagggatggagctgctcttggggGGGCAGGGAATCAGTGTGGTCTCCCTGATTTCCCCCCTCCAggcttgtccccagcccacgGGAACCTCTTGCAGCTGCACCAGATGATCTCAGAGGCGACAGGGAAAAACGCTCTCCTGCATTACGGCTTCTACGGCTGCTACTGcgggctggggggctgggggcagcccaAGGATGCCACAGACAGGTGAGAGTCCCTTAAAAACCCGCTGCACGGTcacgttctggaatatttttaaatttgtggCGTGGGGGGGAGAAACCTCCATCCCCTAAAGCTGTGATCTCCCGCACAGATGCTGCCAGCTGCATGATACCTGCTACGAAAACCTCCTGCGGTACCACTGCGATGCCAAGACACGCCCCTACCGCTACAGTTGTCACCACGGCAGGCTCTCCTGCAGTGAGTAGGGCCCTGGAAAAGGGGGTGCCAGCCCCCAAAGCCGGGGCTGACCCCGGGCTCCCCTCGTCCAGCAGGACAGGACTCCCGGTGTGCCTTCTTGTCCTGCGAGTGCGACCGCAGCCTGGCGCTGTGCCTGCGGAGAAACCTCGGGAGCTACAGGAAAAGCTACCAGTTCTACCCCAACGCGTGGTGCCGGTGATGGAGCCGGGATGCGGCGCCGGGACCATCCCTGCCCGTGCCCCGGAGCCGCTGCGaatgaaaacaaagcagaaataaacAATGTTCTTGCTCAACGGCCCCGGCCctctgagagctgctgctgggcagggagagaaatCCCCGTGAATGATCAACATCTTCCCAAATCTTTCCAAGAGCTCGGCCGGGGCCCCTGCGTCACCCGGGGCCGCGGCGCGGAGAGGGGCTGGCCGGGGAAGGGGCGTTCCGCGCCCCGGGTTTGGGACACACGAGCCCTTCTGGAGCTCCCAGTTGGAGCTCGCGGGCTGGACACGGAGGGCAGGCTCTCCCCGGGAGGACAGACGGACAGCAAGCGGTGAGCAAGCCCCCCTCGCTCCGCCG encodes the following:
- the LOC135285264 gene encoding phospholipase A2, membrane associated-like produces the protein MRNLLLAVLLACGLLPAGSSVLELERMIRAATGRSALLSYSWYGCFCGIGGSGTPVDATDRCCQAHDCCYRRLREGRCSPLITPYSFSASDGHITCSTEQSWCQRETCLCDTAVASCFASSLHSYNNSYRFYFKLKCQGSKLQC
- the LOC135285252 gene encoding phospholipase A2, membrane associated-like isoform X3 — translated: MNSLLGLSVLFVWGLSPAHGNLLQLHQMISEATGKNALLHYGFYGCYCGLGGWGQPKDATDRCCQLHDTCYENLLRYHCDAKTRPYRYSCHHGRLSCRQDSRCAFLSCECDRSLALCLRRNLGSYRKSYQFYPNAWCR